A genome region from Rhinopithecus roxellana isolate Shanxi Qingling chromosome 10, ASM756505v1, whole genome shotgun sequence includes the following:
- the PLEKHA5 gene encoding pleckstrin homology domain-containing family A member 5 isoform X5 — MAADLNLEWISLPRSWTYGITRGGRVFFINEEAKSTTWLHPVTGEAVVTGHRRQSTDLPTGWEEAYTFEGARYYIN, encoded by the exons ATGGCGGCGGATCTGAACCTGGAGTGGATCTCCCTGCCCCGGTCCTGGACTTACGGGATCACCAGGGGCGGGCGAGTCTTCTTCATCAA CGAGGAGGCCAAGAGCACCACCTGGCTGCACCCCGTCACCGGCGAGGCCGTGGTCACCGGACACCGGCGGCAGAGCACAG ATTTGCCTACTGGCTGGGAAGAAGCATATACTTTTGAAGGTGCAAGATACTATATAAA
- the PLEKHA5 gene encoding pleckstrin homology domain-containing family A member 5 isoform X4: protein MAADLNLEWISLPRSWTYGITRGGRVFFINEEAKSTTWLHPVTGEAVVTGHRRQSTDLPTGWEEAYTFEGARYYIKE, encoded by the exons ATGGCGGCGGATCTGAACCTGGAGTGGATCTCCCTGCCCCGGTCCTGGACTTACGGGATCACCAGGGGCGGGCGAGTCTTCTTCATCAA CGAGGAGGCCAAGAGCACCACCTGGCTGCACCCCGTCACCGGCGAGGCCGTGGTCACCGGACACCGGCGGCAGAGCACAG ATTTGCCTACTGGCTGGGAAGAAGCATATACTTTTGAAGGTGCAAGATACTATATAAA